A region of the Hominilimicola fabiformis genome:
AATAAAAGATAAATTCAACGGTTTATCAGTTGAAGAAATCAAAGAGCAAGTAGAAAATTTGCTTGAAGAAAATATATAATAAACTCCCAAAGGGAAGTTTATTGGACTAAAGAAAATTTATAATTTAATCAGGAGGTAAATAATTATGAAAGCAATAGGTGTTGTAAGAAAGGTCGATGAACTTGGACGTATTGTAATTCCGGTGGAGTTAAGAAGAAATATGGACATTGAGGTTAAAGACTCATTGGAAATATATACAGAAGATAATTGTATAATTCTAAAGAAGTATGAACCGTCATGTATATTCTGCGGTGAGGCAAAAGATAT
Encoded here:
- a CDS encoding AbrB/MazE/SpoVT family DNA-binding domain-containing protein, coding for MKAIGVVRKVDELGRIVIPVELRRNMDIEVKDSLEIYTEDNCIILKKYEPSCIFCGEAKDIIQFNGKNVCKHCIEEIVSKCE